A single region of the Fusarium keratoplasticum isolate Fu6.1 chromosome 7, whole genome shotgun sequence genome encodes:
- a CDS encoding CN hydrolase domain-containing protein: protein MSSTTPIKVAAVQAAPVSFDLDASLEKLQRLTAQAAEAGADIVVFPEAFLSAYPWRYSFDATIGAREPRGRKWYARYAASAVAIPSPAFDTLKEAAKTNNVFLHVGIIEKDGGTLYCTAVLFDRSGDLLYKHRKLIPTAAERLVWGRGAGDGLQVVQTQLGKVGTLICWENYMPAARMALYQQGIEIYIAPNADDLPEWTATMQHIAKEGRCFVISVNSVCKVSDFPPDYPPFTLEHSDRKPDGSQWEAEDIVNRGGSCIVGPLGTFLAEPVWDKEDIIYVSLDASKISESRLDFDPVGSYSRPDVFTLTVNTKPGTNVRFE from the exons ATGTCATCGACCACCCCCATCAAAGTTGCCGCAGTCCAAGCGGCTCCCGTTTCATTCGACCTGGATGcaagcttggagaagctccaAAGATTGACCGCGCAAGCAGCTGAGGCAGGCGCTGACATTGTCGTCTTTCC CGAGGCCTTTCTCTCCGCATACCCTTGGCGCTATTCTTTCGATGCGACCATCGGCGCCCGTGAACCTCGAG GCCGGAAGTGGTACGCTCGATATGCCGCGTCCGCCGTTGCGATTCCGTCGCCGGCTTTTGACACTCTGAAGGAGGCAGCCAAAACAAACAACGTATTCCTCCATGTTGgaatcatcgagaaggatgGCGGAACTCTTTACTGCACGGCCGTATTGTTTGACCGCAGTGGAGACCTGCTTTACAAGCATCGGAAG CTGATCCCAACCGCCGCCGAGCGATTGGTTTGGGGTCGTGGTGCCGGTGATGGCTTACAAGTGGTACAAACACAGCTCGGCAAGGTTGGAACTCTGATATG CTGGGAAAACTACATGCCCGCAGCACGTATGGCATTATATCAACAAGGCATCGA AATATATATCGCACCCAACGCTGACGACTTGCCCGAATGGACCGCAACGATGCAGCATATTGCAAAAGAAGGCCGCTGTTTTGTCATCTCAGTCAACTCAGTCTGCAAAGTGTCAGATTTCCCACCCGACTATCCGCCGTTCACCCTGGAGCACAGCGACCGGAAACCCGATGGGTCACAATGGGAAGCTGAAGACATAGTAAACAGAGGGGGATCATGCATCGTCGGGCCGCTGGGTACCTTCTTGGCCGAACCCGTTTGGGATAAAGAAGATATTATCTACGTGAGTCTAGATGCATCTAAGATTTCAGAATCCAGG CTTGATTTCGACCCCGTCGGAAGCTATTCCCGACCTGATGTTTT TACTCTGActgtcaacaccaagccAGGGACGAACGTGAGGTTTGAATAA
- a CDS encoding AB hydrolase-1 domain-containing protein produces MTSRAILLNSNPDANNYYARLINYQKYALIPHLELETGQSLSDCPIAYQTWGSLNKDGDNALVICHALTGSSDVSDWWNPLIGPGKALDPRYYFIFCGNVLGSPYGSASPVTINPATGRCYGTDFPSTTIRDDVHAHKLVLDALGVRQIAAVIGGSMGGMATLEWPLCTPQGYVRNIIPIATAADHSAWGISWAETQRQCIYADPKFKDGHYEPVPEGQPSAGLAAARMIAMLTYRSCTSFDSRFGRKPQRHTKSTASNQLDIYNSKKPVGDYLHKEHVAMKGKKDRIAFSAQGYLHYQGEKFIKRFDANCFLHLSNKMDSHDVTRNRTKKLDTGALKEVLGNIPPGALVVSVESDALFVPEQQEKLATCLPEASLEILESSDGHDGFLLEFEQLDRLIQLKLRTALPHLYSSVASWDFASVPQSTKNNTGTEKSLVGGTDGWW; encoded by the exons ATGACTTCGAGGGCTATCT TGCTCAACAGTAACCCAGACGCCAACAACTACTATGCCAGGCTCATCAACTATCAAAAATATGCCCTGATTCCTCACCTCGAGCTCGAAACTGGCCAAAGTCTGAGCGACTGCCCGATCGCATACCAAACCTGGGGATCGCTCAACAAAGACGGCGACAATGCCTTGGTTATCTGCCATGCCTTGACCGGCAGCAGCGATGTCTCTGACTGGTGGAATCCACTGATCGGGCCTGGGAAGGCTCTTGATCCACGATACTACTTCATCTTTTGCGGCAATGTTCTCGGATCCCCTTACGGAAGTGCATCGcccgtcaccatcaacccTGCCACAGGTCGATGCTATGGTACCGATTTCCCATCAACAACGATACGGGATGATGTACACGCCCACAAGCTCGTCCTAGATGCCTTAGGTGTTCGTCAGATAGCAGCCGTTATTGGAGGCTCTATGGGGGGCATGGCGACTCTAGAGTGGCCATTATGTACACCGCAGGGATACGTCCGGAACATCATACCTATTGCGACTGCAGCTGATCACTCTGCTTGGGGGATATCTTGGGCAGAGACCCAGCGGCAATGCATCTACGCGGACCCCAAGTTCAAAGATGGACACTATGAACCTGTCCCAGAGGGTCAGCCGTCCGCGGGATTGGCCGCGGCTCGGATGATTGCCATGCTGACGTATCGGTCCTGTACCAGCTTCGACAGCCGATTTGGACGCAAGCCTCAGAGACACACCAAGTCAACAGCTTCGAACCAACTGGACATATATAATTCCAAAAAGCCCGTTGGTGACTATCTGCACAAAGAACATGTTGCGATGAAGGGGAAAAAGGACAGGATAGCCTTTTCAGCACAGGGCTACCTCCACTATCAAGGTGAAAAGTTCATCAAAAGATTTGACGCCAACTGCTTCTTGCATCTATCCAACAAGATGGATTCCCATGATGTCACCCGGAACCGAACCAAGAAACTGGACACTGGTGCTTTGAAGGAGGTGCTCGGGAACATACCACCTGGAGCACTGGTCGTCAGCGTTGAGTCAGACGCGCTCTTCGTACCAGAACAGCAAGAGAAGCTTGCTACCTGCCTTCCAGAGGCATCACTTGAGATTCTCGAATCATCAGATGGCCACGATGGATTTCTGTTGGAGTTTGAACAGCTTGACCGCCTCATCCAGCTCAAATTGAGAACAGCCTTGCCTCATCTCTACTCCTCTGTAGCATCGTGGGACTTCGCGTCAGTGCCGCAAAGCACTAAAAACAACACTGGGACTGAGAAAAGTCTAGTGGGGGGAACAGATGGATGGTGGTAG
- a CDS encoding Aspartokinase, whose amino-acid sequence METPDTGKHWLVQKYGGTSLGKLLDSITNHIIPSYYHDYNLAIVCSAISGSSKASGTTSLLIQCISHAEAGPAACGQLHECVDVILQNHTDILQTLSKSPDCVDSAAGTYQSALATVQELCEDLRTFLLAAQTVRDLSPQTRDRIIALGEKLACIVLAAALTGRGIPAEAVMLDNVVEAVFGRSLLDQKSALNDLGGDFYRALSGEIAKRIHACGTKIPVLSGFFGIMPESLLKAVGRGYSDLCAAMCAVGVNAVELQIWKEVDGIFTADPRKVSSARLLSTVTPDEATELTYYGSEVIHPLTMDQIRHASIPLRLKNVFNPSGSGTVIYPSQALSPILAPVTPPPSDSEAGSSVSCPTASFMLQNGYHGAQQVRRRPTAVTVKDSIILVNIACNRNTKSYGLLSGVFGRLEELGVNVDLVSTSERNVSVAFQATDENESISHRLRTELEKCGNVVVTKGMAIVSVIGHKMRNKVGVASEILSTLAAAKINIYLVSQGASEINVSLVVRSDDANLALNTIHDQVLKIPSHQEQEHDFIKGPWLY is encoded by the exons ATGGAGACCCCAGACACTGGAAAGCACTGGCTGGTGCAAAAGTACGGAGGAACCAGCTTGGGCAAGCTTCTTGATTCTATCACCAATCATATCATCCCCTCTTACTACCACGACTATAACCTTGCTATTGTCTGCTCCGCTATCTCTGGCTCTTCCAAAGCAAGCGGTACCACGAGTCTGTTGATCCAGTGCATCTCACATGCTGAGGCTGGGCCTGCTGCTTGCGGTCAGTTGCACGAATGCGTCGATGTCATTCTCCAAAATCACACCGATATTCTTCAAACCCTTTCCAAAAGCCCAGACTGTGTTGATTCAGCCGCTGGTACCTACCAATCCGCCCTGGCCACTGTCCAAGAGCTGTGCGAGGACCTACGCACGTTTCTCCTCGCAGCACAGACGGTTAGGGACTTGTCACCCCAGACACGAGACCGCATCATTGCCCTGGGAGAGAAGCTGGCATGCATCGTTCTGGCTGCTGCACTCACCGGAAGAGGCATACCTGCCGAGGCTGTGATGCTGGATAACGTCGTGGAGGCTGTGTTCGGGAGAAGCCTGTTGGATCAAAAGTCAGCCCTCAACGACCTCGGTGGTGACTTTTACCGCGCCCTTTCCGGCGAGATTGCAAAAAGAATCCACGCATGCGGCACCAAGATACCCGTTTTAAGCGGCTTCTTCGGCATCATGCCTGAGTCTCTTCTCAAAGCAGTGGGCAGAGGCTACTCGGATCTTTGCGCCGCCATGTGCGCTGTCGGCGTAAACGCGGTCGAGCTACAGATTTGGAAAGAGGTGGATGGAATCTTCACAGCAGATCCTCGCAAGGTATCTTCTGCGAGACTGCTCTCGACTGTCACCCCGGACGAGGCCACCGAATTGACGTACTACGGCAGTGAGGTCATCCACCCGCTCACGATGGACCAGATACGGCATGCCAGCATCCCCCTGAGACTCAAGAACGTGTTCAATCCCTCAGGCTCGGGAACTGTCATCTATCCTTCGCAAGCACTCTCGCCGATTCTTGCACCAGTGACCCCCCCTCCATCGGACAGCGAAGCCGGCAGCAGTGTCTCTTGTCCCACCGCGAGCTTCATGCTCCAGAATGGATATCATGGAGCACAGCAAGTACGCCGCCGACCCACTGCTGTCACTGTCAAGGATTCAATAATTCTGGTCAACATTGCTTGCAATAGGAACACCAAGTCCTATGGGTTGTTGTCTGGAGTATTTGGGCGACTTGAGGAGTTGGGGGTCAATGTCGACCTTGTCTCGACGAGTGAGAGGAATGTGAGCGTGGCGTTTCAGGCGACTGATGAGAATGAAAGCATCTCTCATCGACTAAGAACAGAGTTGGAGAAATGTGGCAAT GTCGTCGTCACAAAAGGTATGGCCATTGTTTCTGTCATCGGGCACAAGATGAGAAATAAAGTCGGCGTTGCCAGCGAGATCTTGTCAACGCTGGCTGCCGCAAAGATCAACATCTATCTGGTCAGCCAGGGCGCAAGCGAGATCAACGTGTC ATTGGTGGTACGGTCTGATGATGCCAATCTTGCACTAAACACCATACATGATCAAGTGTTAAAGATCCCGTCacatcaagagcaagagcatGACTTTATCAAAG GCCCTTGGCTTTACTGA
- a CDS encoding Semialdhyde-dh domain-containing protein: MGKTGSEITFLGVLGGTGSVGQRFILLLEQHPYLKLQAIGASSRSVGKKYRDAVRWKQSSPLSPEAAEILVTECEPRQFSDCDIIFSGLDSDVAGDIEIDFLKAGFHVFSNAKNHRSNPLVPLVVPTVNLSHLDLIPYQQSAFNLSKGFIVCNSNCAVIGLAGPLSVLEKAFGPISAVSVVTLQAISGAGYPGVPSIDVIDNIIPYIEGEEDKLQSEARKILGAMNADKTGFIERDLIVSASCNRVPVVDGHMACVSLSFSKHPPPSVAEVKEALRSSVSDAEKLGCWSAPKPPFQIFEEQDRPQPRLDRNLQGGYTVSIGRIRADDAGIFDLKFVALSHNTVLGAAGSSILNAEAAILKGFI, encoded by the exons ATG GGCAAAACTGGTTCTGAGATAACGTTTTTAGGTGTTCTCGGTGGAACAGGCTCCGTTGGCCAACGATttatccttcttcttgagcagcACCCTTACTTGAAGCTTCAAGCCATAGGTGCCTCGTCCCGTTCCGTTGGCAAGAAGTATCGGGATGCGGTTCGATGGAAGCAGTCCTCTCCGCTGTCTCCCGAAGCAGCGGAAATACTAGTAACCGAGTGTGAGCCCCGTCAGTTCAGCGATTGCGACATTATCTTCAGTGGCCTGGACTCTGATGTGGCTGGTGATATTG AAATAGATTTCCTCAAGGCTGGATTTCATGTATTCTCAAACGCCAAGAACCACCGCAGCAACCCTCTTGTGCCTCTGGTTGTTCCAACAGTCAACCTTTCGCATCTAGATCTGATCCCCTACCAACAATCCGCATTCAACCTGTCCAAGGGCTTCATCGTCTGCAACTCGAATTGTGCCGTCATAGGTCTTGCCGGTCCACTGTCAGTTCTTGAAAAAGCATTTGGTCCAATTTCTGCAGTCTCGGTTGTTACATTGCAAGCCATCTCCGGGGCCGGCTATCCTGGCGTACCATCTATCGATGTCATTGACAACATCATCCCATATATCGAAGGGGAAGAGGACAAGCTGCAATCCGAGGCAAGGAAAATTCTCGGAGCCATGAATGCTGACAAGACGGGCTTCATTGAGCGGGACTTGATCGTCTCGGCAAGCTGCAATCGAGTTCCAGTGGTAGATGGCCATATGGCATGCGTGAGCCTTAGCTTCAGCAAACACCCACCGCCCAGCGTTGCTGAGGTCAAAGAAGCATTGAGATCTTCAGTCTCGGATGCAGAGAAGTTGGGATGTTGGTCTGCTCCAAAGCCGCCTTTCCAGATCTTTGAGGAGCAGGACCGGCCACAGCCACGACTGGATCGCAATCTACAGGGAGGATACACTGTTAGCATCGGAAGAATCCGTGCCGATGATGCTGGCATATTTGATCTTAAGTTTGTGGCTCTTAGCCATAACA CTGTTCTGGGTGCTGCCGGGTCGTCCATTCTGAATGCGGAAGCGGCTATTCTGAAAGGCTTTATCTAG
- a CDS encoding Zn(2)-C6 fungal-type domain-containing protein: protein MVNVPGRSKGCATCRKRRVKCDESLPQCLACVRMGLPCPGARTGTFFVHAVPRSSSSHAECSSTPRLPGPQPSRAGAFDQLFVSHFVESFFGTMKPSPTPGTPPKIWLHELPVFLASLEPSSAKPAIRAASMISYGTLAGDVSIKTAARKWYAEALHHLQCLLTNGNVAVDESIICAVVMLIHFETWAGTSQKAWLRHLKGAAMLLQVAGPESCRDGFMHQIFSHLRFQMFVAAMTENEVPVFASQDWMTIPFQVYPKLIFDQLIDVLFNLLKCLSVADQLIKSESSGNLRLILDAHIRDSMLQASEWWSECIENSPFGQISPQQGCGPDEGQPLLTHTSVPAAALCSLYDAANLIAFRLLHLVSPSASSHDLHVRQHAQAILSASHFIDEVSGPAPDRGSIMITLQLKVVSLWSPSSEHRNMALALLQREKHQGGGLSDIAAVSHEYFADVAAYILQHYPSE from the exons ATGGTCAACGTCCCCGGCAGAAGCAAAGGTTGCGCGACATGCCGGAAACGCAGGGTCAAG TGCGACGAGTCCCTGCCACAATGCCTCGCTTGCGTCCGCATGGGGTTGCCGTGTCCGGGCGCGCGTACCGGGACATTCTTTGTACACGCTGTGCCAAGGTCTTCATCGAGCCATGCAGAGTGTAGTTCGACACCGCGGCTCCCGGGCCCTCAACCATCGCGAGCCGGTGCCTTTGACCAGCTGTTTGTCTCACATTTTGTCGAGTCCTTCTTCGGCACCATGAAACCATCTCCGACTCCAGGAACACCGCCAAAGATATGGCTGCACGAGCTTCCCGTCTTCCTAGCCTCTTTAGAGCCATCATCGGCCAAGCCTGCCATTCGTGCAGCATCGATGATCAGCTATGGCACTCTCGCAGGGGATGTGTCCATCAAGACGGCCGCTCGAAAGTGGTATGCAGAAGCACTACATCATCTTCAGTGCCTCCTTACAAATGGGAACGTCGCTGTTGATGAGAGTATCATTTGCGCGGTCGTGATGCTCATCCACTTTGAAACTTGGGCTGGCACGAGCCAAAAGGCCTGGCTTCGTCACCTCAAGGGCGCGGCAATGTTACTTCAGGTGGCAGGGCCAGAGAGTTGCCGTGATGGTTTCATGCATCAGATATTTAGTCATCTACGGTTCCAGATG TTTGTCGCCGCCATGACTGAAAATGAGGTGCCTGTCTTTGCGTCACAAGACTGGATGACAATCCCTTTTCAAGTCTACCCAAAACTCATCTTTGACCAGCTCATTGATGTTCTGTTCAATCTTCTCAAATGCCTTTCGGTTGCAGACCAACTCATCAAATCCGAATCGAGTGGCAACCTGAGATTGATCCTCGATGCTCATATCCGAGATAGCATGCTCCAAGCCTCCGAGTGGTGGTCAGAGTGCATAGAGAACAGCCCGTTTGGACAAATATCACCACAGCAAGGATGTGGCCCAGACGAAGGCCAGCCACTGCTGACACACACATCGGTTCCAGCCGCAGCCTTGTGCTCTCTCTATGATGCGGCAAACCTCATCGCTTTCCGTCTGTTACATCTCGTGTCCCCTTCAGCATCCTCCCATGACTTGCATGTCAGGCAGCATGCACAAGCCATCTTGTCAGCGAGTCACTTCATCGACGAAGTGTCTGGCCCTGCGCCAGACCGCGGGTCTATCATGATAACGTTGCAACTAAAGGTTGTGAGTCTCTGGAGCCCATCATCTGAGCACAGAAATATGGCGCTTGCCTTGCTTCAAAGGGAAAAGCATCAGGGTGGAGGGCTCTCGGATATCGCAGCCGTCTCTCACGAGTACTTTGCTGACGTGGCGGCTTACATTCTTCAACACTACCCTAGCGAGTGA
- a CDS encoding FAD-binding-3 domain-containing protein, whose translation MRIVIIGAGISGCAVYLQLRKHLKGDPHITIYEAYDTARDTTAENREQGPTHSSTLIVGGGLAIAPNGLGVLRRLDDDLLRDITRNGYVTSHSNLKDKNGNILMRMEPGLVSDMYSVACSRHSLWRCLRDRIPDDHIVNKRVLGVTANSEGKNIVRFVDGSDPVEADLVIGADGVRSVAKEALFPDAIENPYPPNYEGLVGIGGFVPADDVREGVGKGSINFVFGGSGFFGYFFSDSSPSDAERDSPSHVCEPGDSLAWWSTYEIKECPDPKSLDMDDVMRQLRERHGQWKDPVVQSVLKSAHVQNMYPTWTSPELPTWERHGVVLLGDAAHALPPTSGQGASQALEDCETFALFLAYHLSDRSELDDSSNDASLKQAINKAAKQYMDLRQPRVRGILKAAQKMQNSKRTMGAIQEYAMYTFMKVIGFFPSLATKPTRMVIEYNIAEEVARVLGTES comes from the exons ATGAGAATCGTCATTATCGGGGCTGGCATCAGCGGATGCGCTGTGTATCTTCAGCTTAGGAAACACCTGAAAGGAGATCCACACATCACCATTTACGAAGCATACGATACTGCCCGAGACACCACTGCAGAGAACCGCGAACAAGGCCCAACGCACTCATCAACCCTCATTGTCGGGGGTGGACTTGCCATAGCGCCAAATGGGCTCGGTGTCCTGCGCCGCCTGGATGACGACCTCCTCCGGGACATCACGCGAAACGGCTACGTTACATCTCACTCCAATCTGAAAGACAAAAATGGCAACATCCTTATGCGAATGGAGCCTGGCCTCGTGTCGGATATGTACTCCGTTGCATGCAGTCGCCATTCGCTTTGGAGGTGCCTTCGCGATCGCATTCCAGATGACCACATCGTCAACAAACGGGTGTTGGGTGTGACTGCCAATTCGGAAGGGAAGAATATTGTTCGCTTTGTCGATGGCAGCGACCCTGTTGAAGCCGACCTCGTCATTGGAGCTGACGGCGTCCGATCCGTTGCCAAAGAGGCTCTCTTCCCAGATGCCATAGAGAATCCGTACCCCCCGAACTATGA GGGCCTTGTTGGCATCGGAGGTTTTGTCCCGGCCGACGATGTCAGGGAGGGTGTCGGCAAAGGATCCATCAACTTTGTGTTCGGCGGCAGTGGGTTTTTTGGCTACTTCTTCTCTGACAGTTCTCCATCTGACGCGGAACGTGACTCCCCTTCTCATGTATGCGAGCCGGGTGATTCCCTCGCCTGGTGGTCAACCTACGAGATCAAGGAATGCCCTGATCCCAAGTCTCTGGACATGGATGACGTTATGCGCCAGTTGAGAGAAAGACATGGCCAGTGGAAGGATCCAGTGGTCCAAAGCGTCCTCAAGTCCGCTCACGTTCAGAACATGTATCCAACCTGGACGTCACCGGAGCTTCCAACCTGGGAGCGCCACGGTGTTGTTTTACTGGGCGATGCTGCACATGCTCTCCCACCCACTTCAGGCCAGGGCGCATCTCAAGCTCTGGAAGATTGCGAGACGTTTGCCCTTTTCTTGGCCTATCATCTCAGTGATAGAAGTGAGTTGGACGACTCCTCGAACGATGCATCCCTCAAGCAAGCCATCAACAAAGCTGCCAAACAGTACATGGACCTCCGTCAACCACGTGTTAGAGGTATACTCAAGGCAGCACAGAAGATGCAGAACTCGAAGCGCACGATGGGCGCTATCCAAGAGTATGCAATGTACACGTTCATGAAGGTCATCG GCTTCTTTCCTAGTCTTGCAACAAAGCCGACCCGGATGGTGATTGAGTACAACATTGCCGAGGAAGTCGCTCGAGTTCTTGGTACTGAGAGCTGA